Proteins encoded in a region of the Mycolicibacterium neoaurum genome:
- the secD gene encoding protein translocase subunit SecD: MASSSAPVHPARYLSLFLALLVGVYLLVFLTGDKKPEPKLGIDLQGGTRVTLTARTPDGSRPTRDALIQAQEIISSRVDGLGVSGSEVVIDGDNLVITVPGNDGTEARSLGQTARLYIRPVIHAMPAQPAADQAPAEGAPQGLPPGGQIPGMPPGMDPGGMPPLIAPAEPEAPVRTPGQPGSPAAPPAAQPRPYPLEPAPSPTPSPTPAPSPSPSPAPGAPPSQAPGAPNEDASLAQRIADEKQLRQSTDQSIQLLALQFQATRCNEDDVLAGNDDPNLPLVTCSTDHKTVFLLDKSIMSGEEIQTAGSGLDQQRGDYVVDVEFKSGGSKIWADFTAANVGTQTAFTLDSQVVSAPEIQEAIPGGRTQITGQFTDSSARELANVLKYGSLPLSFESSEAETVSATLGLTSLKAGLIAGAVGLALVLLYSLLYYRVLGLLTALSLILAGAMVYALLVLLGRWINYTLDLAGIAGLIIGIGTTADSFVVFFERIKDEIREGRSYRSAVPRGWARARKTILSGNAVTFLAAAVLYILAVGQVKGFAFTLGLTTILDVLVVFLVTWPLVYLSSKSTTLAKPAFNGLGAVQQIARERRAAPTTGRG, encoded by the coding sequence GTGGCTTCGTCTTCGGCGCCGGTCCACCCTGCCCGCTATCTCTCGCTCTTCCTGGCACTCCTCGTCGGTGTGTATCTGCTGGTCTTTCTGACCGGCGATAAGAAACCCGAGCCCAAGCTGGGTATCGACCTGCAAGGTGGCACCCGCGTCACACTCACCGCTCGTACCCCCGACGGGTCGCGTCCCACCCGCGATGCCCTGATCCAGGCGCAGGAGATCATCAGCTCGCGCGTCGACGGACTCGGCGTCTCCGGCTCCGAGGTCGTGATCGACGGTGACAACCTGGTCATCACGGTCCCCGGGAACGACGGAACCGAGGCCCGCAGCCTCGGCCAGACCGCACGCCTCTACATCCGTCCGGTGATCCACGCGATGCCCGCCCAGCCGGCCGCTGATCAGGCGCCCGCCGAGGGCGCGCCGCAGGGACTGCCACCAGGTGGTCAGATCCCGGGAATGCCGCCCGGTATGGATCCCGGTGGCATGCCGCCGTTGATCGCGCCGGCCGAGCCCGAGGCGCCGGTCCGGACGCCGGGTCAGCCCGGATCTCCTGCCGCTCCGCCGGCGGCCCAGCCGCGGCCATACCCGCTGGAACCGGCACCCTCGCCGACCCCGTCACCGACCCCCGCACCCTCGCCGTCACCCTCACCGGCTCCCGGCGCGCCACCGTCGCAGGCGCCCGGTGCGCCCAACGAGGACGCCTCGCTGGCCCAGCGAATCGCCGATGAGAAGCAGCTGCGCCAGAGCACCGACCAGAGCATCCAGCTGTTGGCGCTGCAGTTCCAGGCCACCCGGTGCAATGAGGACGACGTGCTGGCCGGTAACGACGACCCGAACCTGCCACTGGTCACCTGCTCGACCGATCACAAGACGGTCTTCCTGCTGGACAAGTCGATCATGAGCGGCGAGGAGATCCAGACCGCCGGTTCCGGTCTGGACCAGCAGCGCGGCGATTACGTCGTCGACGTCGAGTTCAAAAGCGGTGGCTCGAAGATCTGGGCCGATTTCACCGCGGCCAACGTCGGTACCCAGACGGCCTTCACGCTCGACTCGCAGGTGGTCAGCGCCCCCGAGATCCAGGAGGCGATCCCCGGCGGACGCACCCAGATCACCGGTCAGTTCACCGATTCCTCGGCCCGCGAACTGGCCAACGTCCTCAAGTACGGCTCGCTGCCTCTGTCGTTCGAATCCTCGGAGGCCGAGACCGTCTCGGCGACACTCGGTTTGACCTCGCTGAAGGCCGGCCTAATCGCTGGTGCCGTCGGCCTGGCGCTGGTGCTGCTGTACTCGCTGCTGTACTACCGGGTGCTCGGCCTGCTGACCGCCCTGTCGCTGATCCTGGCCGGCGCCATGGTCTACGCCCTGTTGGTGCTGCTCGGTAGATGGATCAACTACACCCTCGATCTGGCCGGTATCGCCGGTCTGATCATCGGTATAGGCACGACCGCAGACTCGTTCGTGGTGTTCTTCGAGCGCATCAAGGACGAGATCCGCGAGGGCCGCTCTTACCGGTCGGCCGTGCCGCGTGGCTGGGCCCGTGCCCGTAAGACGATCCTCTCCGGTAACGCGGTGACCTTCTTGGCCGCCGCGGTGCTCTACATCCTGGCCGTCGGCCAGGTGAAGGGTTTCGCGTTCACCCTGGGCCTGACCACGATCCTCGACGTGCTGGTGGTGTTCCTGGTGACCTGGCCACTGGTGTACCTGTCATCGAAGTCCACGACGCTGGCGAAACCGGCGTTCAACGGTCTCGGTGCCGTCCAGCAGATCGCCCGCGAACGGCGTGCCGCGCCCACGACAGGACGGGGTTAG
- the secF gene encoding protein translocase subunit SecF: protein MSAKHSSPEALDTETVAGSAQQHGFFVRLYTGTGAFEVIGKRKLWYAVSGVIVGISLLAMLIRGFAFGIDFEGGTKISMPVDGAKGQATTEQVETVFGEAMGGAPETVVIVGSGPSATVQIRTETLSNEDTEKVRAALFDAFAPKGTDGQPSIQAISDSAVSSTWGGQITQKALIALVVFLVLVSIYITVRYERYMALAALAAMFFDLIVTAGVYALVGFEVTPATVIGLLTILGFSIYDTVIVFDKVEENTEGFEHTTRRTFAEQANLAVNQTFMRSINTSLISALPIIALMVIAVWLLGVGTLQDLALVQLVGVLVGTYSSIYFATPLLVTLRERTDVVRNHTRKVMRRRAAVAAKSEGAAELDDDDAAQDLTAEAVEFSTPAGPAPDKPAPGAKPLRPNRPSGKRRT from the coding sequence ATGTCGGCCAAGCATTCCTCCCCGGAGGCCCTCGACACCGAAACGGTCGCCGGATCGGCTCAGCAGCACGGCTTCTTCGTGCGCCTCTACACCGGTACCGGAGCCTTCGAGGTCATCGGTAAGCGCAAGCTGTGGTACGCCGTCAGTGGTGTGATCGTCGGGATCTCGCTGCTGGCCATGCTGATCCGCGGGTTCGCCTTCGGTATCGACTTCGAGGGCGGCACCAAGATCTCCATGCCGGTCGACGGCGCCAAGGGTCAGGCCACCACCGAGCAGGTCGAGACCGTCTTCGGTGAGGCCATGGGCGGTGCCCCCGAGACCGTCGTCATCGTCGGCAGCGGGCCGTCGGCCACCGTGCAGATCCGCACCGAGACCCTCAGCAACGAGGACACCGAGAAGGTGCGCGCGGCGTTGTTCGACGCGTTCGCACCCAAGGGCACCGACGGCCAGCCCAGCATCCAGGCCATCAGCGACTCGGCGGTCTCATCGACCTGGGGCGGCCAGATCACCCAGAAGGCGCTGATCGCACTCGTGGTGTTCCTGGTGCTGGTGTCGATCTACATCACCGTGCGCTACGAGCGATATATGGCGCTGGCGGCCCTGGCGGCGATGTTCTTCGACCTGATCGTCACCGCAGGCGTGTACGCGCTGGTGGGCTTCGAGGTCACGCCGGCGACCGTGATCGGTCTGCTCACCATCCTCGGCTTCTCGATCTATGACACCGTCATCGTGTTCGACAAGGTCGAGGAGAACACCGAGGGCTTCGAACACACCACCCGTCGAACATTCGCCGAACAGGCCAACCTGGCGGTCAACCAGACTTTCATGCGGTCGATCAACACCAGTCTGATCTCGGCGCTGCCGATCATCGCGCTGATGGTCATCGCCGTCTGGCTGCTCGGGGTGGGCACCCTGCAGGACCTTGCGCTGGTGCAGCTGGTCGGTGTTCTCGTCGGCACCTACTCGTCGATCTACTTCGCCACACCGCTGCTGGTGACCCTGCGTGAGCGCACCGATGTGGTGCGCAACCACACCCGCAAGGTCATGCGCAGGCGCGCGGCGGTGGCGGCCAAGTCCGAGGGTGCCGCCGAGCTCGACGATGACGATGCGGCACAGGATCTGACGGCCGAAGCCGTCGAGTTCAGCACCCCGGCCGGTCCGGCACCCGACAAGCCGGCGCCCGGTGCCAAACCGCTGCGGCCCAACCGACCGTCGGGCAAACGGCGGACATAG
- a CDS encoding ABC transporter substrate-binding protein, whose protein sequence is MSAALVLAGCSAGSDGVIDYAVDGTLISYNTNTVSGAASGGPQAFARVLTGFTYRGPDGQTVSDRDYGTVAVVGRAPLILDYEINAAAVYSDGKPITCDDMVLTWAAQSGRFPLFNAASTAGYRDIATVDCVPGQKKARVTFNPDRGIVDYGSLFGATALLPAHVLGDQLGLGEAGVTRAIQNQDLPAVDRIAAAWNASWNLGPDTDIKLLPSSGPYKVESITDQGAVVLTANDKWWGAKPVTPRVTVWPRGADIQDRINDGTFDIVDIAAGSSGIINLPAGYTRTDTPSAGIEQLIFSAQGLMAAPPNRRALALCTPRESIARNAQVPVANARLNPTAEDALSAAESAVAAGQFVAPDIEGARVALNNQPLTVRIGYQSPNPRLAATVGAIAQACGPAGITVTDAAGEGVGPQSLLDNSIDVLIGSTGGAVGSGSTGSSSLDAYDLHTGNGNNLSGYSNERIDGIIDALVVTADPKEQSRLLGESGPILWADVPTLPLYRQQRTLLTAKSVGAVSSNPTRWGAGWNMDRWTLS, encoded by the coding sequence ATGTCGGCGGCGCTGGTCCTGGCCGGTTGCTCGGCAGGTTCCGACGGTGTCATCGACTACGCCGTCGACGGCACGTTGATCAGCTACAACACCAACACCGTCAGCGGTGCGGCCTCCGGCGGCCCGCAGGCGTTCGCCCGCGTGCTGACCGGATTCACCTATCGCGGTCCCGACGGGCAGACGGTCAGCGACCGGGACTACGGCACCGTGGCCGTGGTCGGCCGCGCACCGCTGATCCTGGACTACGAGATCAATGCGGCCGCCGTGTATTCCGACGGCAAGCCGATCACCTGTGACGACATGGTGTTGACCTGGGCCGCGCAGTCCGGGCGATTCCCGTTGTTCAACGCGGCCAGCACCGCGGGCTACCGCGATATCGCGACCGTCGACTGCGTCCCCGGACAGAAGAAGGCCCGGGTGACGTTCAATCCGGACCGCGGGATCGTCGATTACGGTTCGCTTTTCGGCGCGACCGCCCTGCTGCCCGCCCATGTGCTCGGCGATCAGCTCGGGCTGGGGGAGGCCGGGGTCACCCGCGCCATCCAGAATCAGGATCTCCCGGCGGTCGACCGCATCGCCGCGGCGTGGAACGCCAGCTGGAATCTCGGTCCCGACACCGACATCAAGCTGTTGCCCTCTTCCGGGCCCTACAAGGTGGAGTCCATCACCGACCAGGGCGCGGTCGTGCTGACGGCCAACGACAAGTGGTGGGGCGCGAAGCCGGTGACCCCGCGGGTGACGGTGTGGCCGCGCGGGGCCGATATCCAGGACCGGATCAACGACGGCACCTTCGACATCGTCGATATCGCGGCCGGCTCGTCGGGCATCATCAACCTGCCCGCGGGTTACACCCGCACCGACACCCCGTCGGCGGGTATCGAGCAGCTGATCTTCTCCGCGCAGGGCCTGATGGCCGCGCCGCCGAACCGTCGCGCGCTGGCGTTGTGCACCCCGCGCGAGAGCATCGCCCGCAATGCCCAGGTACCGGTGGCCAACGCGCGGCTGAACCCGACCGCCGAGGACGCCCTGTCGGCGGCCGAGAGTGCCGTCGCGGCAGGACAGTTCGTGGCTCCCGATATCGAGGGCGCCCGGGTGGCGCTGAACAATCAACCGCTGACCGTGCGCATTGGGTATCAGAGCCCGAACCCGCGGCTGGCCGCCACGGTGGGCGCCATCGCGCAGGCGTGCGGACCGGCGGGGATCACCGTCACCGATGCCGCGGGAGAGGGTGTGGGCCCGCAGAGCTTGCTCGACAATTCGATCGACGTTCTCATCGGCAGCACCGGCGGCGCCGTGGGCAGCGGTTCCACCGGTTCGAGCTCGCTGGATGCCTACGATCTGCACACCGGTAACGGCAACAACCTCTCCGGGTACAGCAACGAGCGCATCGACGGCATCATCGACGCGCTGGTGGTGACCGCCGACCCCAAGGAGCAGTCCCGGCTGTTGGGGGAGAGCGGCCCCATCCTCTGGGCGGACGTGCCGACCCTTCCGCTGTACCGTCAGCAGCGGACCCTGCTGACGGCCAAATCGGTGGGCGCCGTGAGCAGCAACCCGACCCGCTGGGGAGCAGGATGGAACATGGACCGATGGACGCTCTCGTGA
- a CDS encoding adenine phosphoribosyltransferase yields MDALVSDAAALINRLTREVDDFPSPGVQFKDLTPVLADPQGLVVLTDALAEAAEGADLIAGVDARGFLLGAAVALRRGTGVLAVRKGGKLPPPVHSVSYDLEYGSATLEIPADGIDLAGRSVLVIDDVLATGGTLVAAAQVLEQAGARVIGAAVVLELVGLNGRSAIQPLPVTSLITG; encoded by the coding sequence ATGGACGCTCTCGTGAGTGATGCTGCGGCACTGATCAACCGGCTGACCCGCGAGGTGGATGACTTCCCGAGCCCGGGTGTGCAGTTCAAGGACCTCACCCCGGTGCTTGCCGATCCGCAGGGTCTGGTGGTGCTGACCGACGCGCTGGCCGAGGCCGCCGAGGGCGCCGACCTGATCGCCGGTGTCGACGCCCGCGGGTTCCTGCTCGGTGCTGCGGTGGCACTGCGCCGCGGTACCGGGGTGCTGGCGGTGCGCAAGGGCGGCAAGCTGCCGCCACCAGTACACAGTGTGTCCTACGACCTGGAGTACGGGTCGGCGACGCTGGAGATCCCGGCCGACGGTATCGATCTGGCCGGTCGCAGCGTTCTGGTGATCGATGATGTGCTGGCCACCGGCGGCACGCTGGTCGCCGCGGCCCAGGTGCTGGAGCAGGCCGGGGCCCGGGTGATTGGTGCGGCCGTGGTGCTGGAGCTGGTGGGTCTCAACGGGCGCTCCGCGATCCAACCACTACCGGTCACCAGTCTCATCACGGGCTGA
- a CDS encoding RelA/SpoT family protein, protein MVQTPPSTEAAAADTAKISASRRVRARLARRMTAQRSPVNPVLEPLVAVHRQFHPKADLAILQRAYDVAEQRHADQMRRSGDPYITHPLAVANILAELGMDTTTLVAALLHDTVEDTGYSLDELTNDFGSEVGHLVDGVTKLDKVALGSAAEGETIRKMIIAMARDPRVLVIKVADRLHNMRTMRFLPPEKQARKARETLEVIAPLAHRLGMATVKWELEDLSFAILHPKRYEEIVRLVADRAPSRDTYLARVRAEIGSSLAAMKISATVEGRPKHYWSIYQKMIVKGRDFDDIHDLVGVRILCDDMRDCYAAVGVVHSLWQPMAGRFKDYIAQPRYGVYQSLHTTVIGPEGKPLEVQIRTNDMHDTAEFGIAAHWRYKEAKGRNGVPGGHTAAEIDEMAWMRQLLDWQREAADPGEFLESLRYDLAVQEIFVFTPKGDVITLPTGSTPVDFAYAVHTEVGHRCIGARVNHRLVALERKLENGDQVEVFTSKAANAGPSRDWQTFVVSPRAKAKIRQWFAKERREEALEAGKEAIVREVRRGGLPLQRLMSADSMTTLARELHYADVSALYTAVGEGHTSARHVVQRLLAQFGGDEEAEDEIAERSTPATMPVRHRTSDDVGVSVPGAVGVLTKLAKCCTPVPGDVIMGFVTRGGGVSVHRTDCTNAESLQEQSERIIEVQWAPSPSSVFLVAIQVEALDRHRLLSDVTRVLADEKVNILSASVTTSNDRVAISRFTFEMGDPKHLGHVLNVVRNVEGVYDVYRVTSAA, encoded by the coding sequence GTGGTCCAGACTCCGCCGTCGACCGAGGCCGCTGCCGCGGACACCGCGAAGATCAGCGCCTCGCGCCGGGTGCGGGCCCGGCTGGCCCGGCGGATGACCGCCCAGCGCAGCCCCGTGAACCCGGTGCTCGAACCGCTGGTGGCGGTGCACCGGCAGTTCCACCCGAAGGCCGACCTGGCCATCTTGCAACGCGCCTACGATGTTGCCGAACAGCGCCATGCCGACCAGATGCGCCGCTCCGGTGATCCCTACATCACCCACCCGCTGGCCGTGGCGAACATCCTCGCCGAACTCGGCATGGACACCACCACGCTGGTGGCCGCCCTCCTGCATGACACCGTGGAGGACACCGGATACTCACTCGACGAGCTCACCAACGATTTCGGCAGCGAGGTCGGACACCTCGTCGACGGGGTGACCAAGCTCGACAAGGTCGCCCTCGGCAGCGCCGCGGAGGGCGAGACCATCCGAAAGATGATCATCGCCATGGCCCGCGATCCGCGGGTGTTGGTGATCAAGGTCGCCGACCGGCTGCACAACATGCGCACCATGCGTTTCCTGCCGCCGGAGAAGCAGGCCCGCAAGGCCCGCGAGACGCTGGAAGTCATTGCCCCGCTGGCACATCGGTTGGGCATGGCGACCGTCAAATGGGAGCTCGAGGATCTGTCGTTCGCGATCCTGCACCCCAAGCGGTACGAGGAGATCGTCCGACTGGTGGCCGACCGGGCACCGTCGCGGGACACCTACCTGGCCCGGGTACGCGCCGAGATCGGCTCATCGCTGGCGGCCATGAAGATCAGCGCCACCGTCGAGGGTAGGCCCAAGCACTACTGGTCGATCTATCAGAAGATGATCGTCAAGGGTCGCGACTTCGACGATATCCACGACCTGGTCGGCGTCCGAATCCTGTGTGACGATATGCGCGACTGCTATGCCGCCGTCGGTGTGGTGCATTCGCTGTGGCAGCCGATGGCGGGCCGGTTCAAGGATTACATCGCCCAACCGCGTTACGGGGTATACCAGTCGCTGCACACCACGGTGATCGGCCCGGAGGGCAAGCCGCTGGAGGTGCAGATCCGCACCAACGATATGCATGACACCGCCGAATTCGGCATCGCGGCGCACTGGCGGTACAAGGAAGCCAAGGGGCGCAACGGCGTACCGGGTGGGCACACCGCCGCCGAGATCGACGAGATGGCGTGGATGCGTCAACTTCTCGATTGGCAACGGGAAGCCGCCGACCCCGGTGAGTTCCTGGAGTCGTTGCGTTACGACCTTGCGGTGCAAGAGATTTTCGTCTTCACCCCCAAGGGTGATGTCATCACCCTGCCGACCGGATCGACACCGGTGGACTTCGCCTACGCCGTGCACACCGAGGTCGGGCACCGCTGTATCGGGGCGCGGGTCAACCATCGCCTCGTCGCGCTGGAGCGCAAGCTCGAAAATGGCGATCAGGTCGAGGTTTTCACCTCCAAGGCCGCCAATGCCGGCCCGTCGCGGGACTGGCAGACCTTCGTCGTGTCGCCGCGGGCGAAGGCCAAGATTCGGCAGTGGTTCGCGAAGGAGCGTCGCGAGGAGGCGCTCGAGGCCGGTAAGGAAGCGATCGTCCGGGAGGTCCGCCGCGGCGGACTTCCGCTGCAGCGGTTGATGAGTGCGGACTCCATGACGACGCTGGCCCGCGAACTGCACTACGCCGACGTCTCCGCGCTCTACACCGCGGTGGGCGAGGGCCACACCTCGGCCCGACACGTCGTGCAGCGACTTCTCGCCCAGTTCGGTGGTGACGAAGAGGCCGAGGACGAGATCGCCGAGCGGTCGACGCCGGCCACCATGCCGGTGCGCCACCGCACCAGCGATGACGTCGGGGTATCGGTGCCCGGCGCGGTCGGGGTGTTGACGAAGCTGGCCAAGTGCTGCACGCCGGTACCCGGCGACGTCATCATGGGCTTCGTCACCCGCGGCGGCGGGGTCAGCGTGCACCGCACCGACTGCACCAATGCCGAATCGCTCCAGGAGCAGTCCGAGCGCATCATCGAGGTGCAGTGGGCGCCCTCGCCGTCCTCGGTGTTCCTGGTGGCCATCCAGGTCGAGGCGCTGGACCGGCACCGCCTGCTCTCCGATGTCACCCGTGTGCTCGCCGACGAGAAGGTCAACATCCTGTCGGCGTCGGTGACGACCTCCAACGACCGGGTCGCGATCAGCCGGTTCACCTTCGAGATGGGCGATCCCAAGCACCTCGGGCATGTGCTCAACGTGGTGCGCAATGTCGAGGGTGTCTACGACGTGTACCGGGTGACTTCTGCGGCGTGA
- a CDS encoding peptidylprolyl isomerase gives MSVPPPYGYPSTQYGYPPAPNGFPPGPNGFPPGRRPTNSLAVAALICGILVAPLGIVFGHISLYQIKRSGDEGRGMAIAGLVLGYLLTAFGVLVLIVAIVATRAVVEDIRHYNPSGPGYTASPGVVEPLPEFKAPATLGSNCQYLPTPEKAAKPVDPPLMGRVPTTPATIEAEISTDRGYIGLQLDNGKAPCTVNNFASLSAQGFFDDTTCHRLTTSDTLGVLQCGDPTGTGDGGPGYRFPNEYPTNQFRLTDPAIRAPMLYPRGTLAMANAGAGTNGSQFFLVYKDSQLPPTYTVFGTIDPSGLKVLDEIAADGVADGGDDGEPATTVTIEAVVVQ, from the coding sequence ATGAGCGTCCCGCCGCCGTACGGCTACCCGTCAACGCAGTACGGGTATCCGCCGGCGCCGAACGGTTTCCCGCCGGGGCCGAACGGTTTCCCGCCGGGGCGGAGGCCGACCAACTCACTGGCGGTGGCGGCGCTGATCTGCGGGATCCTGGTCGCTCCGCTGGGGATCGTGTTCGGGCACATCTCGCTGTACCAGATCAAACGCAGCGGTGACGAGGGCCGCGGCATGGCCATCGCCGGGCTGGTGCTCGGCTACCTGCTGACCGCCTTCGGGGTGCTGGTGCTGATCGTGGCCATCGTGGCAACCCGCGCGGTCGTGGAGGACATCCGCCACTACAACCCGTCCGGACCGGGTTACACGGCCAGCCCCGGCGTCGTCGAGCCGCTTCCGGAGTTCAAGGCGCCGGCGACGCTCGGCTCCAACTGCCAATACCTGCCGACCCCGGAAAAAGCCGCCAAACCGGTGGATCCGCCACTGATGGGCCGGGTCCCCACGACACCGGCGACGATCGAGGCCGAGATCAGCACCGACCGCGGCTATATCGGCCTGCAGCTCGACAACGGCAAGGCGCCCTGCACGGTCAACAATTTCGCAAGCCTGTCCGCGCAGGGCTTCTTCGACGACACCACCTGCCACCGATTGACCACCAGCGACACGCTCGGGGTGCTGCAGTGCGGCGATCCCACCGGTACCGGCGACGGCGGACCCGGCTACCGATTTCCCAACGAGTACCCGACCAACCAGTTCCGGCTGACCGACCCCGCCATCCGCGCTCCCATGCTGTACCCGCGCGGCACGTTGGCCATGGCCAATGCCGGGGCGGGCACCAACGGCAGCCAGTTCTTCCTGGTGTACAAGGACTCCCAGCTACCGCCGACGTACACGGTGTTCGGCACCATCGATCCCAGCGGGCTCAAGGTGCTCGACGAGATTGCGGCAGACGGGGTCGCCGACGGCGGTGACGACGGCGAACCGGCGACCACGGTGACCATCGAAGCTGTCGTGGTGCAGTAA
- a CDS encoding peptidylprolyl isomerase, whose amino-acid sequence MPTNEQRRAAAKRKLERQLERRAAQAKRQRLLTIVASAVGAVVVIGAVVATVVITTKDSDTTASASTTTTVDPNAPQPAADGKLPAFVAPAGLGQNCQYPAAGKASKPVNPPRTGAIPMDETQVSVSMSTDQGNIGLELNNAQAPCTTNSFASLAQQGYFNDTPCHRLTTSDSLSVLQCGDPTGQGTGGPGYQFANEYPTNQYQPDNPALQQPVLYPRGTLAMANAGAGTNGSQFFLVYKDSQLPPGYTVFGTIDETGLATLDKIAAGGVAGGGQDGEPATKVMVKSIAVD is encoded by the coding sequence GTGCCGACCAACGAACAGCGAAGGGCAGCGGCCAAGCGCAAGCTCGAGCGGCAGCTGGAGCGACGGGCCGCACAGGCCAAGCGGCAGCGACTGCTCACCATCGTCGCCTCGGCGGTGGGCGCGGTCGTCGTCATCGGCGCCGTGGTGGCCACGGTCGTGATCACCACCAAGGATTCCGACACGACGGCCTCGGCGTCCACCACCACGACGGTCGACCCCAACGCCCCGCAGCCCGCCGCCGACGGCAAGCTGCCCGCCTTCGTCGCCCCGGCCGGACTCGGCCAGAACTGCCAGTACCCGGCGGCCGGGAAGGCCAGCAAGCCGGTCAATCCGCCGCGGACCGGCGCCATCCCGATGGACGAGACCCAGGTCAGCGTCAGCATGTCCACCGACCAGGGCAATATCGGTCTGGAGCTGAACAACGCACAGGCACCCTGCACCACCAACAGCTTCGCCAGCCTGGCCCAGCAGGGCTACTTCAACGACACCCCGTGCCACCGGCTGACCACCAGCGACAGCCTTTCGGTGCTGCAGTGCGGCGACCCGACCGGGCAAGGGACCGGCGGGCCGGGCTACCAGTTCGCCAACGAGTACCCGACCAACCAGTACCAGCCCGACAACCCGGCACTGCAGCAGCCCGTGCTGTACCCGCGTGGCACGCTCGCCATGGCCAACGCCGGCGCGGGCACCAACGGCAGCCAGTTCTTCCTGGTGTACAAGGACTCCCAGCTGCCCCCGGGTTACACCGTGTTCGGCACCATCGACGAGACCGGACTGGCCACCCTGGACAAGATCGCCGCGGGTGGGGTCGCCGGTGGTGGACAGGACGGGGAACCCGCCACCAAGGTGATGGTCAAGTCCATCGCGGTCGACTGA
- a CDS encoding MBL fold metallo-hydrolase — protein MLITGFPTGVLACNCYVFAAHAGADAVIVDPGQSASARLQRILDEHRLTPAAVLLTHGHIDHMWSAQKVADRYGCPVYIHPADRAMLTDPVQGLTSGGLWGTLGRLTLGAVFSEPRQLVELRTDGQVLDLGGIRVSVDHTPGHTRGSVCFRTPGQVFTGDTLFQGSVGRTDLPGGSGNSLIDSIMTKLMVLDDDTVVLPGHGPRSTIGIERRTNPFLEGLVL, from the coding sequence GTGCTGATCACCGGATTCCCGACGGGGGTGCTGGCGTGCAACTGCTACGTGTTCGCAGCGCACGCGGGGGCCGATGCCGTCATCGTCGACCCCGGCCAGTCGGCGTCGGCGCGGCTGCAGCGCATCCTTGACGAGCATCGGCTCACCCCGGCCGCGGTGCTGCTGACCCACGGCCACATCGACCACATGTGGTCGGCACAGAAGGTGGCCGACCGGTACGGCTGCCCGGTGTACATCCATCCCGCCGACCGGGCCATGCTCACCGACCCGGTGCAGGGACTGACCAGCGGCGGGTTGTGGGGGACGCTGGGTCGGCTGACGCTGGGCGCGGTGTTCTCCGAGCCCCGCCAGCTCGTCGAACTGCGCACCGACGGGCAGGTGCTGGACCTAGGCGGCATCCGGGTGAGCGTCGACCACACACCCGGTCACACCCGTGGATCGGTGTGCTTTCGCACCCCCGGTCAGGTGTTCACCGGTGACACCCTGTTCCAGGGGTCGGTGGGGCGTACCGACCTGCCCGGTGGCAGCGGCAATTCCCTGATCGACTCGATCATGACCAAACTGATGGTGCTCGACGACGACACCGTGGTACTCCCGGGCCACGGCCCGAGATCCACGATCGGCATCGAACGCCGCACCAACCCATTTCTCGAAGGCCTGGTTCTGTGA